A genomic region of Arachis stenosperma cultivar V10309 chromosome 9, arast.V10309.gnm1.PFL2, whole genome shotgun sequence contains the following coding sequences:
- the LOC130951753 gene encoding F-box/kelch-repeat protein At3g23880-like produces MSLPEEIVEEILLRVPVSSLLPLRTVCRSWRTLISSSKFAKDHARRSILVDPTLTHPRIAYYGDDYKYRGIGIFSIRSVFENTFREPTQVTCFQHQTQRYFRAIGSCNGLLCLVDEADHPNTVKAILWNPCTGSTSEPTPEIGGFFVVCGFGYDRVSDRYKLFGILTDLESYKRRSVIYTFAPNSSWRTIQDVDLNLLGHIDVNNRDGEFVNSSNSNTLNWVGRNGVVLSLDLGNETYSYFCLPERDPEDNLRVSVELSVLRNRLAVCFEHKRSDWAVWVMEEYGVTESWTRLPLIPHQMVNPNDDRCLRPLYISDDDVLLAITPSFRIVLCDLKVKYVLLFPMIVGGFVDNDLYLYSQCTYAKSFYVYHESLVSPSHYAIASSRFIKPVAS; encoded by the coding sequence ATGTCGCTTCCCGAAGAAATCGTGGAGGAGATTCTACTCAGGGTTCCCGTGAGTTCACTTCTTCCTTTAAGAACCGTCTGCCGCTCATGGAGAACCCTAATTTCGAGCTCCAAATTCGCCAAGGACCATGCTCGACGTTCAATCTTGGTGGATCCAACCTTGACACATCCACGAATTGCTTATTACGGCGATGACTACAAATACCGAGGAATCGGAATCTTCTCAATACGATCCGTCTTCGAGAACACTTTTCGTGAGCCTACTCAAGTCACGTGCTTCCAGCACCAGACACAACGCTACTTCAGAGCCATTGGCTCTTGCAATGGATTGCTCTGTTTGGTTGATGAAGCTGATCATCCTAACACCGTGAAAGCCATCTTGTGGAACCCCTGTACCGGATCCACATCCGAGCCGACGCCAGAAATCGGTGGTTTCTTCGTTGTTTGCGGCTTCGGTTACGATCGCGTCAGTGACAGATACAAGCTCTTCGGGATCCTAACAGATTTGGAATCATATAAACGCAGGTCTGTAATTTACACATTTGCCCCTAATTCGTCATGGAGAACGATTCAGGATGTGGATTTGAACCTACTTGGTCATATCGACGTGAATAACAGAGACGGAGAATTTGTTAACTCCAGTAACAGTAACACTCTTAATTGGGTAGGGAGAAATGGCGTGGTTCTTTCCCTTGACTTAGGGAACGAGACTTACAGTTATTTTTGTCTCCCTGAAAGAGATCCGGAAGATAATCTGAGAGTTAGCGTGGAATTATCGGTGTTAAGGAACCGTCTTGCAGTTTGTTTTGAGCATAAGAGAAGTGATTGGGCTGTGTGGGTGATGGAGGAGTATGGAGTAACTGAATCTTGGACTAGATTGCCTTTAATTCCACACCAAATGGTTAATCCTAATGATGATCGTTGTTTGCGACCCCTGTACATCTCGGATGATGATGTTCTTCTCGCCATTACTCCGTCTTTCAGAATTGTTTTGTGTGATTTAAAGGTGAAATACGTCTTATTATTCCCCATGATTGTTGGCGGCTTTGTTGATAATGATCTTTATCTATACTCTCAGTGTACATATGCAAAGAGCTTTTATGTTTATCATGAAAGTTTAGTTTCGCCATCACACTATGCTATTGCAAGTAGCCGCTTCATCAAACCCGTTGCCTCTTAA
- the LOC130948673 gene encoding protein MODIFIED TRANSPORT TO THE VACUOLE 1, giving the protein MESSRRAVESYWRSRLIDSATSDEDKVTPVYKLEEICDLLRTSHVSIVKELSEFVLKRLDHKSPIVKQKALRLIKYCVGKSGVEFRREMQRHSVAVRQLFHYKGQLDPLKGDALNKAVRDTAHEAISAIFSEENKPVAAPTEDINRRIQGFGNTNYEPPSEDKKSFISEVVGIGSASIKQGLSSLTQGHSLMKNDTGSYRSPNLRRSLTIEEERGERYEPVKYRNENQSSFELPKSSGPWSQDSRVTKTETSNGDSGASYSEGKTREDRLLETIVTSGGIRLQPTRDAIQVFLTEAAKLDAVALCHALEPKLQSPMWQVRMKAVCVLEAMLRKKDDDHFSFVFSYFTENSDAVVKCSESPQSSLREKAVRVLGLLGVGHSNSSGINSEKAVKTESTTAVELPDLIDTGDSNDNLEMENTTKNVLDQNIENFTSSRPPLVDDLFGDFSGSVGATNEPKNDDDPFAGVSFHTSEKKEHAADLFSGMEVGGDKPVDHGGRGQTSRSDPQPFDLFASNPEQTNHKEFVGDLIGGLSLEENTSSSNHKPSPPTTTMQSESLFSGLNSQVPDNNLGGMLGSQTVGFNVNPMFPTGQLPYGVQPGMMLNHPYASQPFNYGAMGTLLAQQQLLATMANFQHLNNANMQNASAAQMTGPNGSTPLPDIFQPNFSNQPPTSLMNNSKKEDTKAFDFISDHIASARDSRRVI; this is encoded by the exons ATGGAATCGAGTCGAAGAGCTGTGGAGTCGTATTGGAGGTCGAGGTTGATCGATTCAGCTACTTCGGATGAAGATAAGGTCACTCCGGTTTACAAATTGGAGGAAATCTGCGATCTTTTGAGGACATCACATGTTAGTATTGTGAAGGAGCTTTCAGAGTTTGTGTTGAAGAGACTCGATCATAAGAGCCCAATTGTGAAACAGAAG GCTTTAAGATTGATAAAGTATTGTGTTGGAAAATCTGGTGTAGAGTTTAGAAGGGAAATGCAGAGACATTCAGTGGCAGTTCGTCAATTGTTTCATTACAAGGGACAGTTGGATCCTTTGAAAGGTGATGCACTAAATAAGGCTGTGCGAGACACGGCTCATGAGGCTATCTCTGCCATCTTTTCAGAAGAAAATAAGCCAGTGGCAGCGCCTACTGAAGATATTAACAGGCGAATTCAAGGGTTTGGGAATACAAACTATGAACCACCATCAGAAGATAAGAAATCTTTTATTAGTGAGGTAGTCGGTATTGGAAGTGCATCAATTAAGCAAGGACTTAGTAGCTTAACACAGGGACATTCACTAATGAAGAATGATACTGgaagctacaggagtccaaatCTTCGAAGGTCATTGACCATAGAAGAAGAACGTGGTGAGAGATATGAACCGGTTAAATACCGAAATGAAAATCAGAGTAGTTTTGAGCTTCCAAAGTCCAGTGGTCCTTGGAGTCAGGATTCAAGGGTAACTAAGACGGAAACATCAAATGGTGATTCTGGTGCAAGTTATTCGGAAGGTAAGACAAGGGAGGATAGGTTGCTGGAGACAATTGTAACTTCAGGGGGTATTCGGCTACAACCCACTCGAGATGCTATTCAAGTTTTCCTAACAGAGGCTGCCAAGTTGGATGCTGTGGCTTTATGTCATGCCCTTGAACCAAAGCTTCAATCTCCCATGTGGCAG GTTCGCATGAAAGCTGTTTGCGTGCTCGAAGCCATGCTTAGAAAGAAGGATGATGAtcatttttcatttgttttttcTTACTTCACTGAAAACAGTGATGCAGTGGTGAAATGTTCAGAATCTCCCCAATCTTCTTTGAGGGAAAAGGCAGTCAGG GTTCTTGGGCTTCTAGGTGTAGGCCACTCAAATAGCTCTGGTATTAATTCAGAGAAGGCCGTGAAGACAGAAAGTACTACTGCTGTTGAGTTGCCTGACTTGATTGACACAGGAGATTCAAATGATAATCTCGAAATGGAGAATACTACAAAGAATGTGCTTGATCAGAATATAGAAAATTTTACATCATCCAGACCTCCTCTGGTTGATGATTTATTTGGAGATTTTAGTGGTTCTGTTGGAGCTACTAATGAACCAAAAAATGATGACGACCCTTTTGCTGGTGTGTCATTTCATACAAGTGAGAAGAAAGAACATGCAGCTGATCTCTTTTCCGggatggaagttggtggtgatAAACCAGTTGATCATGGAGGTCGTGGACAGACAAGTAGGAGTGATCCCCAACCCTTTGACCTCTTTGCTTCCAATCCTGAGCAAACAAATCATAAAGAATTTGTTGGTGATTTAATCGGTGGCTTGTCATTAGAGGAAAATACCTCAAGTTCAAATCATAAACCATCTCCCCCTACGACAACAATGCAATCGGAATCTTTATTTTCAGGTTTAAATAGTCAGGTTCCAGATAATAATTTAGGTGGCATGTTGGGTTCCCAGACAGTTGGGTTCAATGTAAATCCCATGTTTCCTACGGGTCAGCTGCCTTATGGTGTGCAGCCCGGTATGATGTTGAACCACCCGTATGCTTCTCAGCCCTTTAATTATGGTGCCATGGGGACTCTCTTGGCTCAGCAGCAACTCCTTGCAACAATGGCTAATTTCCAACACCTTAATAATGCCAACATGCAAAATGCTAGTGCTGCTCAAATGACTGGACCCAATGGAAGTACACCTCTTCCCGATATATTTCAACCAAATTTCTCAAACCAACCTCCTACCTCACTGATGAACAATTCAAAGAAAGAAGATACTAAAGCATTTGACTTTATCTCG GACCACATTGCCTCTGCCCGTGATTCAAGGAGAGTGATTTGA